Proteins encoded in a region of the Haloarcula sp. CBA1129 genome:
- a CDS encoding DUF424 domain-containing protein yields MILNERDTDEGLLVSVCDPDIMGETFENGPVSLTVNEEFYGGETATEDEIVDSLARCSVANIVGDDAVSVAVEHGFVDEENVLDLGETRHAQLLWM; encoded by the coding sequence ATGATACTCAACGAACGCGACACCGACGAGGGGCTGCTCGTCTCGGTCTGTGACCCCGACATCATGGGCGAAACGTTCGAGAACGGCCCCGTGTCGCTCACCGTCAACGAGGAGTTCTACGGCGGCGAGACAGCGACCGAAGACGAAATCGTCGACAGCCTCGCCCGGTGTTCCGTCGCCAACATCGTCGGCGACGACGCCGTCAGCGTTGCCGTCGAGCACGGTTTCGTCGACGAGGAGAACGTCCTCGATTTGGGCGAGACGCGCCACGCGCAGTTGCTCTGGATGTAG
- a CDS encoding aminotransferase class V-fold PLP-dependent enzyme, with translation MGHAESELLDVERIREDFPILQREFGGEQVVYLDNAATTQTPEPVVETIADYYRTTNANVHRGLHQLSQEASVAYENAHDRVAEFIGASGEREEIIFTKNTTESENLVAYAWGLNELGPEDEVVLTEMEHHASLVTWQQIAKKTGATCRYISVDEDGTLDMDHAREIITDDTAMVSVVHVSNTLGTVNPVSELADIAHDHDSYIFVDGAQSVPNRPVDVEAIDADFLAFSGHKMAGPTGIGVLYGKKHILEEMEPYLYGGEMIKKVTFEDATWNDLPWKFEAGTPVICQGIALAEACDYLDDIGMERIQRHEEQLAQYALEQLRDEGDVETYGPPAGTDRGGLVAFNLESVHAHDLSSILNDSAVAIRAGDHCTQPLHDKMGVPASARASFYIYNTREEVDKLVSAIDDARQLFA, from the coding sequence ATGGGACACGCTGAATCTGAACTACTGGACGTTGAGCGTATCCGCGAGGACTTCCCTATCCTCCAGCGCGAGTTCGGCGGCGAGCAAGTGGTGTATCTCGACAACGCGGCCACCACGCAGACGCCCGAGCCGGTCGTCGAGACCATCGCTGACTACTACCGGACGACCAACGCCAACGTCCACCGCGGCCTCCACCAGCTGAGTCAGGAGGCCAGCGTTGCCTACGAGAACGCCCACGACCGCGTTGCCGAGTTCATCGGTGCCTCCGGCGAGCGCGAGGAGATCATCTTCACCAAGAACACCACGGAAAGTGAGAACCTCGTCGCCTACGCTTGGGGCCTGAACGAACTCGGTCCCGAGGACGAGGTCGTCCTGACGGAGATGGAACACCATGCCTCGCTGGTCACATGGCAACAGATCGCCAAGAAGACCGGCGCGACCTGCCGCTACATCAGCGTCGACGAAGACGGCACGCTCGATATGGACCACGCCCGCGAAATCATCACCGACGACACGGCGATGGTCAGCGTCGTCCACGTCTCGAACACGCTCGGAACGGTCAACCCCGTCTCGGAACTGGCGGACATCGCCCACGACCACGATTCGTACATCTTCGTCGACGGCGCGCAGTCCGTCCCGAACCGGCCCGTCGACGTGGAAGCCATCGACGCTGACTTTCTGGCCTTCTCGGGACATAAGATGGCCGGCCCGACCGGCATCGGCGTCCTCTACGGCAAGAAACACATTCTCGAAGAGATGGAGCCGTACCTCTACGGCGGCGAGATGATCAAGAAGGTCACCTTCGAGGACGCCACATGGAACGACCTGCCATGGAAGTTCGAGGCCGGCACGCCCGTCATCTGTCAGGGTATCGCGCTGGCGGAAGCCTGTGACTACCTCGACGACATCGGGATGGAACGGATCCAGCGCCACGAGGAGCAACTCGCCCAGTACGCGCTGGAACAGCTCCGTGACGAGGGCGACGTGGAGACGTACGGCCCGCCCGCGGGAACGGATCGCGGCGGACTGGTCGCGTTTAACCTCGAATCGGTCCACGCCCACGACCTCTCCTCGATTCTCAATGACTCCGCCGTCGCTATCCGCGCCGGTGACCACTGCACCCAGCCCCTCCACGACAAGATGGGCGTCCCCGCCTCCGCGCGAGCCTCGTTCTACATCTACAACACGCGTGAAGAAGTGGACAAGCTCGTTTCGGCTATCGACGACGCTCGGCAGTTGTTCGCGTAG
- a CDS encoding dual specificity protein phosphatase codes for MGFVSDAPVLRQIGDRALYLGNKHAARPETHDQSFEHVLSATSEAYPLTTAHHPLTDGPGNEWPAFEAAVDTARRFVRADGPALIHCKAGVSRSSTLLATALAAEESRPLADALADVQAARPIATPNPALYELAVIYLAADHCL; via the coding sequence GTGGGGTTCGTCAGCGATGCGCCGGTGCTTCGACAGATTGGCGACCGGGCGCTGTACCTCGGGAACAAGCACGCGGCACGACCCGAGACACACGACCAGTCGTTCGAACACGTCCTCTCGGCGACGAGCGAGGCGTACCCGCTCACGACCGCCCACCACCCGCTCACGGACGGCCCGGGAAACGAATGGCCGGCGTTCGAGGCGGCCGTCGATACCGCCCGACGCTTCGTCCGAGCGGACGGTCCGGCACTGATTCACTGCAAGGCTGGCGTTTCCCGGAGTTCGACGCTGCTTGCGACCGCCCTCGCTGCTGAGGAAAGCCGGCCGCTCGCGGATGCGCTGGCGGACGTGCAGGCGGCTCGGCCGATTGCGACGCCGAATCCCGCACTGTACGAGCTAGCTGTGATCTACCTTGCTGCGGACCACTGCCTATAG
- a CDS encoding iron-sulfur cluster assembly scaffold protein, giving the protein MGIGGSDMYRQQILDHYKNPRNYGEIEDPTFTHIGENPMCGDEIRMDVVLDEDEETIEQVAFQGDGCAISQASASMLSKELAGMAVEDLEAMDRDDITEMLGVDISPMRVKCAVLAEKVAQDGAEIYFGEKDIDRTTTEDDD; this is encoded by the coding sequence ATGGGTATCGGTGGCTCGGACATGTACCGGCAGCAGATCCTCGATCACTACAAGAATCCCCGGAACTACGGGGAAATCGAGGACCCGACGTTTACCCACATCGGCGAGAACCCGATGTGCGGCGACGAGATACGGATGGACGTTGTCCTCGACGAAGACGAGGAGACCATCGAGCAGGTCGCCTTCCAAGGCGACGGCTGTGCCATCTCTCAGGCCTCCGCATCGATGCTTTCCAAGGAGCTAGCCGGGATGGCAGTCGAGGACCTCGAAGCGATGGATCGCGACGACATCACGGAGATGCTCGGCGTCGATATCTCGCCGATGCGAGTCAAGTGCGCCGTTCTCGCCGAGAAGGTGGCACAGGACGGCGCAGAGATCTACTTCGGCGAGAAGGACATCGACCGGACGACGACCGAAGACGACGACTGA
- a CDS encoding trans-aconitate 2-methyltransferase: MPDNEWDPDDYDGGHGFVAEYGADVVELLDPQSGELVLDIGCGTGHLTAEIADCGADVVGIDATEEMVTRAREQNPEPTFEVADAREYEPERRFDAVFSNAALHWIPGADHDAVLSMVADTLTDDGRFVAELGGAGNITRVETAVRAELADRGYDTENPWYFPSVGEYTPRLEAHGLEVTAAWLFDRPTTLDGGPAGLREWVEMFGDEVLAPVDDSEHGAVLNGVEERLRPELYDAETETWTVDYRRLRFVAGR, translated from the coding sequence ATGCCCGACAACGAGTGGGACCCCGACGACTACGACGGCGGCCACGGCTTCGTTGCAGAGTACGGAGCGGACGTGGTGGAACTGCTGGACCCCCAGTCAGGTGAGCTCGTCCTCGACATCGGCTGTGGCACCGGCCATCTGACCGCCGAAATCGCCGACTGCGGGGCTGACGTGGTCGGCATCGACGCCACCGAAGAGATGGTCACCCGCGCCCGGGAACAGAACCCCGAGCCGACGTTCGAAGTCGCCGATGCCCGGGAGTACGAGCCCGAAAGACGCTTCGATGCCGTGTTCTCGAACGCCGCACTCCACTGGATTCCGGGCGCGGACCACGACGCCGTCCTGTCGATGGTCGCCGATACACTGACCGATGACGGCCGCTTCGTCGCGGAGCTCGGCGGCGCTGGGAACATCACACGGGTCGAAACGGCTGTGCGGGCCGAACTCGCCGACAGGGGCTACGACACCGAGAATCCGTGGTACTTCCCGAGCGTCGGCGAGTACACGCCGCGGCTCGAAGCACACGGGCTGGAGGTCACTGCGGCGTGGCTGTTCGACCGGCCGACCACACTGGACGGGGGTCCCGCGGGTCTGCGCGAGTGGGTCGAGATGTTCGGCGACGAAGTTCTCGCTCCCGTGGACGACAGCGAACACGGTGCCGTTCTCAATGGAGTCGAGGAGCGCCTGCGGCCGGAGCTGTACGACGCAGAGACCGAGACGTGGACCGTCGATTACCGACGGCTGCGCTTCGTCGCCGGACGGTAA
- a CDS encoding heme-binding protein: protein MDQRKPPATEEGWYALHDCRSIDWDAWREAPQRVRDRALSEGIGFLDAYEAVEDAEEGQTAVYTIMGHKADIMILHLRPTMGDLDAAERHFEQTEFAAFTEQEFSYVSVTEASGYTEKSREYFDGEVDDDSGLAQYIQARLHPDVPDEEFVCFYPMSKRRQPDQNWYDTSFEERAAHIKRHGDIGRGYGSEVSQMIAGSIGFDDWEWGITLWSDDMRHIKELLTEMRFDPSTSQFAEFGPFYVGRKFDPAELPAVLAGQRVPTDDESVPETPADVAEHEHAPADTGASHSHTEEPSAGDTQAGAHAGGDTGSHGGAHPGSAGEGDHPHSEESSEEDDSGSSGSSGGRPDVSADFEEINDAAQRLGRLGLHEGDAYDAGDYALVFHSSADAEDIVDDVSDLESNFDHYDRHVQTTVRADSGQTYVVSIWTAKDAAETAAGFLKDIDGVDEQLGGSLGEGAESEETEGGSDAQTAESSQSIRESLESAGVYAGQPHGEDVYALVVYSEADAETLDEEVTDLRSAFDRYDTHVKTTVYGDSEGDRSAVASLWDTEDAAGTASDYLTDLPGVVGRHGEGDGFGTMGMFYTVKPEYHEDFVEKFDTVGGLLEEMDGHRETSLLFNHGDENDMFIASQWDSQEDAMAFFRSDEFSETVSWGRDVLADRPRHVFLA, encoded by the coding sequence ATGGATCAACGAAAGCCGCCAGCCACGGAAGAGGGCTGGTACGCGCTGCACGATTGCCGGAGTATCGACTGGGATGCTTGGCGCGAGGCCCCCCAGCGAGTCCGCGACCGTGCGCTCTCGGAGGGGATCGGCTTCCTCGACGCGTACGAAGCCGTCGAAGACGCCGAGGAGGGCCAGACGGCGGTGTACACCATCATGGGTCACAAGGCCGACATCATGATCCTCCACCTGCGGCCGACGATGGGTGACCTCGACGCTGCGGAACGGCACTTCGAGCAGACGGAGTTCGCCGCCTTCACCGAACAGGAGTTCTCCTACGTTTCCGTGACGGAGGCCTCGGGCTACACCGAGAAGTCACGCGAGTACTTCGATGGCGAGGTGGACGACGACTCCGGGCTGGCCCAGTACATTCAGGCCCGGCTCCACCCCGACGTGCCTGACGAGGAGTTCGTCTGCTTCTACCCGATGAGCAAGCGCCGCCAGCCGGACCAAAACTGGTACGACACCTCATTCGAGGAGCGGGCGGCCCACATCAAGCGCCACGGCGACATCGGTCGCGGCTACGGCAGCGAAGTGAGTCAGATGATCGCCGGCTCTATCGGCTTCGACGACTGGGAGTGGGGCATCACCCTCTGGAGCGACGACATGCGCCACATCAAGGAACTGCTGACCGAGATGCGATTCGACCCCTCGACCTCGCAGTTCGCCGAGTTCGGCCCGTTTTACGTCGGCCGGAAGTTCGACCCCGCCGAGTTGCCGGCCGTTCTGGCTGGCCAGCGGGTGCCGACTGACGACGAGTCGGTCCCGGAGACGCCGGCGGACGTTGCGGAACACGAGCACGCTCCGGCTGACACCGGCGCGAGTCATAGCCACACCGAAGAGCCATCGGCGGGCGATACGCAGGCGGGGGCACACGCCGGCGGCGACACCGGCAGTCACGGCGGGGCCCACCCCGGGAGCGCGGGTGAGGGCGATCATCCCCATTCCGAGGAGTCGTCCGAGGAAGATGACTCCGGATCGTCAGGTAGCTCGGGCGGCCGGCCAGATGTCTCAGCTGACTTCGAGGAGATCAATGACGCCGCACAGCGGCTCGGTCGGCTGGGACTGCACGAGGGCGACGCCTACGACGCCGGCGACTACGCGCTGGTGTTTCATTCCTCGGCGGACGCGGAGGACATCGTCGACGACGTGTCCGACCTCGAGAGTAACTTCGACCACTACGACCGCCACGTTCAGACGACCGTGCGCGCTGACAGCGGCCAGACCTACGTCGTCAGCATCTGGACGGCGAAAGACGCCGCCGAAACGGCGGCCGGGTTCCTGAAGGATATCGACGGGGTCGACGAACAGCTCGGCGGGTCCCTCGGTGAGGGGGCCGAGAGCGAAGAGACCGAGGGCGGCAGCGACGCACAGACCGCCGAATCGTCACAGTCCATCCGCGAGTCGCTCGAATCGGCGGGCGTCTACGCAGGGCAACCACACGGCGAGGACGTGTACGCGCTGGTCGTGTACTCCGAAGCCGACGCGGAGACGCTCGACGAGGAGGTCACAGACCTCCGGAGCGCGTTCGACCGCTACGACACCCACGTCAAGACGACGGTGTACGGCGACAGCGAGGGCGACCGCTCGGCCGTCGCGTCGCTCTGGGACACCGAGGACGCCGCGGGGACCGCCAGCGACTACCTCACCGACCTCCCCGGCGTCGTCGGTCGCCACGGCGAGGGCGACGGGTTCGGGACGATGGGGATGTTCTACACCGTCAAGCCCGAGTACCACGAGGACTTCGTCGAGAAGTTCGACACCGTCGGCGGGCTGCTCGAAGAGATGGACGGCCACCGTGAGACCTCGCTGCTGTTCAACCACGGTGACGAGAACGACATGTTCATCGCGAGCCAGTGGGACTCACAGGAGGACGCGATGGCCTTCTTCCGGTCCGACGAGTTCTCCGAGACGGTGAGCTGGGGCCGGGACGTGCTGGCAGACCGACCACGGCACGTGTTCCTCGCGTAA
- a CDS encoding S49 family peptidase — translation MNNPIDRRVAAALQSYTVLAVIAILIGAAVVPYAASVAEGDEQYVAVVNIDETISGSSSQDTIQELRELRTNESVEAVVLRVSSPGGSAAASESMYLAVKRLSAEKPVYTSVNQYAASGAYYTAVPSDRIYVTPASIVGHVGVIGTAPSDGLSAAATTGPDKAHRGMTRDEYYASLESMKRAFVGAVMTERGDRLKVSRETVAEASAYQGGRAVQTGYADEVGGLEAAIAGAAEAAELSEYQVVYHNPADPRGLFLLTGGSEAGGNATVAAEGAPYTFQGVDTVHFLMIYGTPENQQVVYNSSAQGGA, via the coding sequence ATGAACAACCCAATCGATAGACGGGTCGCAGCTGCCCTCCAATCATATACGGTACTTGCGGTTATCGCCATTCTCATTGGTGCCGCCGTCGTGCCGTATGCGGCGTCGGTCGCCGAGGGTGACGAACAGTACGTCGCTGTAGTGAACATCGACGAAACAATCTCCGGCTCTAGCTCACAGGACACGATACAGGAGCTCCGCGAGCTCCGCACCAACGAGTCAGTCGAAGCAGTCGTCCTCCGGGTATCGAGCCCCGGTGGGAGCGCCGCTGCCAGTGAATCGATGTATCTGGCGGTCAAGCGGCTTTCGGCTGAGAAGCCGGTGTACACGAGCGTCAACCAGTACGCCGCCTCCGGCGCGTACTACACTGCGGTCCCGAGCGACCGCATCTACGTGACGCCGGCCAGTATCGTCGGGCACGTCGGCGTTATCGGAACCGCGCCGAGTGACGGTCTGAGCGCCGCCGCCACAACTGGACCTGACAAGGCCCATCGAGGCATGACACGCGATGAGTACTACGCCAGTCTCGAATCGATGAAGCGGGCCTTCGTCGGTGCGGTCATGACCGAACGCGGTGACAGGCTCAAGGTCTCCCGCGAGACTGTCGCTGAAGCGTCAGCCTATCAAGGCGGTCGCGCCGTACAGACCGGCTATGCGGATGAAGTCGGTGGACTCGAAGCCGCGATAGCTGGTGCGGCCGAAGCCGCTGAACTCTCGGAGTATCAGGTCGTCTACCACAACCCCGCGGACCCACGGGGGCTGTTCCTTCTCACTGGCGGCAGTGAAGCCGGTGGGAACGCTACTGTCGCCGCCGAAGGCGCCCCGTACACGTTCCAGGGCGTCGACACAGTTCACTTCCTCATGATATACGGCACGCCGGAAAACCAGCAGGTCGTCTACAACAGCAGCGCACAGGGAGGTGCCTGA
- a CDS encoding DUF4350 domain-containing protein: MSADRSRPSTVARAGFFIGILVLSVVVGTVAIGGGGQAAPDVTQVNAPSFNSDKSVATPADESGELSMSADASGKVVVIDVAHAGDIDREALTPLVSTLTQNGATVRYHVGERQSGSPLNESLRSADAFVVLGAEQRYTESELNGLTAFSDAGGRVLLLNEPSQASPAGFGLFGPIRSDSVTNPMSPLASQYGLSYGNGYLYNMHEYDTNYQNVYATPTGDTALTEGVDRAVFYAALPVQGGDTALTTTEQTTLSKTRRQDTYGVVARSGNVVTVGDTSVFTQEFLYRADNEQLVGNLLDFLVTGEKSPANAPQPPESGDSGPGGSLPGTGMGGGGALPSEPDTTPASEPNETMRSDE, encoded by the coding sequence ATGTCAGCCGATAGATCACGTCCGAGTACGGTTGCCCGAGCAGGGTTTTTCATCGGTATACTCGTTCTTTCAGTAGTTGTCGGCACCGTCGCGATTGGCGGTGGTGGTCAGGCAGCCCCCGATGTCACTCAGGTGAACGCCCCGTCGTTCAACAGCGACAAGTCCGTCGCGACGCCGGCAGACGAGAGCGGTGAGCTCTCGATGTCGGCCGACGCGTCCGGGAAGGTCGTCGTTATCGACGTCGCTCACGCTGGCGATATCGACCGCGAAGCCCTCACGCCGCTTGTATCGACCCTGACCCAAAACGGAGCAACGGTGCGCTACCACGTCGGTGAACGACAGAGCGGAAGCCCGCTCAACGAGTCACTCCGTTCGGCTGACGCCTTCGTCGTCCTCGGTGCGGAACAACGCTACACCGAGAGCGAACTGAACGGTCTGACCGCATTCAGCGATGCAGGCGGTCGCGTGCTCTTGCTGAACGAGCCGTCACAGGCGAGTCCCGCCGGCTTTGGACTTTTCGGCCCGATTCGGTCGGATAGCGTAACCAACCCGATGTCCCCACTGGCGAGCCAGTACGGCCTCTCGTACGGGAACGGCTACCTGTACAACATGCACGAGTACGACACCAACTACCAGAACGTCTACGCGACGCCGACGGGCGATACGGCACTCACCGAAGGCGTCGACCGAGCGGTCTTCTACGCCGCGCTCCCAGTTCAGGGCGGTGACACCGCGCTCACGACCACGGAACAGACAACGCTCTCGAAGACCCGGCGACAGGACACGTACGGCGTCGTTGCCCGCTCGGGGAACGTCGTCACCGTCGGTGATACGAGCGTGTTCACACAGGAGTTCCTCTACCGGGCCGACAACGAGCAACTGGTCGGGAATCTGCTTGATTTCCTCGTCACGGGAGAGAAATCGCCCGCAAACGCACCACAACCACCAGAATCCGGTGATTCTGGACCCGGCGGCTCGCTCCCCGGGACCGGAATGGGCGGTGGCGGCGCACTACCATCTGAGCCGGACACAACCCCGGCATCCGAACCGAATGAGACCATGAGGTCCGACGAGTAG
- a CDS encoding DUF5783 family protein — translation MTEFDPEKFEDKYANYFPELQKAYKNAFERMNDTYDSELVHAIDQQILNESEPFYEDGEFSVELPENPTERLSAVIVDDEKLDAVLSEYIDEIERELRRVFDIDD, via the coding sequence ATGACAGAGTTCGATCCCGAGAAGTTCGAGGACAAGTACGCGAACTACTTCCCGGAGCTCCAGAAGGCCTACAAGAACGCCTTCGAGCGGATGAACGACACGTACGACTCCGAACTGGTCCACGCGATTGACCAGCAAATCCTCAACGAGTCAGAACCGTTCTACGAGGACGGCGAGTTCAGCGTCGAACTACCCGAGAACCCGACAGAGCGGCTTTCGGCGGTCATCGTCGACGACGAGAAACTCGACGCCGTACTCTCCGAATACATCGACGAAATCGAGCGCGAACTGCGTCGCGTGTTCGACATCGACGACTGA
- a CDS encoding DHH family phosphoesterase: MTTTGPVPALADRAAVCADRLRQADRVLLASHIDADGLTSAAIATAALSRAGIPVETVFKKQLDAAEIESIAAREYDTVLFTDFGSGQLDVISEHVAADDFEAVIADHHQPADPADCHPDAVVDTDGYADFETHLNPLLEGINGASELSGAGAAYVLARALDTEDTDNRDLAALAVVGAVGDMQAVGGELVGANAGLVEEGVAADVLEEGTDLSLYGKQTRPLPKLLEYATEVPIPGISNDQAGATRFLEGLGLDLQADGDWRTWADLSDDERQTVASGLVQRAVERGVPADKIETLIGTTYTLTAEPRGTELRDASEFSTLLNATARYERADVGLAVCLGERDAPLARARTLLSNHRRNLSDGLTLVKERGVTKAGTVQWFDAGDAIRETIVGIVAGMALGTDGVDSDKPIIAFASTDADETKVSSRATGPLVGRGVDLSVVMRDAAQSVGGDGGGHDIAAGATIPAGEEAAFIDAADEIISEQLS, encoded by the coding sequence ATGACTACGACCGGCCCCGTTCCAGCGCTCGCGGACCGCGCGGCGGTATGTGCCGACCGACTTCGGCAGGCCGACCGCGTGTTGCTGGCCTCCCACATCGACGCCGATGGGCTGACCAGTGCCGCTATCGCCACCGCGGCGCTGTCGCGGGCCGGCATCCCCGTCGAGACCGTGTTCAAAAAGCAACTCGACGCCGCCGAAATCGAGAGCATTGCGGCCCGCGAGTACGACACCGTCCTGTTCACTGACTTCGGCTCGGGCCAGCTCGATGTTATCTCCGAGCACGTCGCGGCCGACGACTTCGAGGCGGTCATCGCCGACCACCACCAGCCTGCGGACCCGGCCGACTGCCATCCCGATGCGGTCGTCGACACCGACGGCTACGCCGACTTCGAGACCCATCTCAACCCACTCCTCGAAGGGATCAACGGCGCGTCAGAGCTTTCAGGTGCAGGTGCGGCGTACGTCCTCGCTCGCGCCCTCGACACGGAGGACACGGACAACCGCGATCTCGCCGCGTTGGCAGTCGTCGGCGCAGTCGGAGACATGCAGGCCGTCGGCGGCGAACTTGTCGGGGCCAACGCCGGCCTCGTCGAGGAGGGCGTCGCCGCTGACGTGCTGGAAGAGGGGACCGACCTCTCGCTGTACGGCAAACAGACCCGGCCGCTGCCGAAGCTGCTTGAGTACGCCACGGAGGTCCCGATTCCGGGCATCTCGAACGATCAGGCCGGCGCGACGCGGTTCCTCGAAGGTCTCGGTCTGGACCTGCAAGCAGACGGCGACTGGCGAACGTGGGCGGACCTCTCCGACGACGAGCGCCAGACCGTCGCCAGCGGGCTGGTCCAGCGTGCCGTCGAGCGCGGCGTCCCGGCCGACAAGATAGAGACGCTCATCGGCACGACCTACACACTGACTGCGGAACCGCGCGGGACGGAACTCAGGGACGCGAGCGAGTTTTCGACACTGCTGAACGCCACGGCCCGCTACGAACGGGCTGATGTGGGGCTGGCGGTGTGTCTCGGCGAACGCGACGCGCCGCTTGCGCGGGCGCGGACGCTGCTGTCGAACCACCGCCGGAACCTCTCGGACGGACTCACGCTCGTCAAGGAGCGCGGCGTCACCAAGGCCGGGACGGTTCAGTGGTTCGATGCCGGTGACGCCATCCGCGAGACCATCGTCGGCATCGTCGCCGGGATGGCGCTGGGGACCGACGGCGTCGATTCGGACAAACCCATCATCGCGTTTGCCAGCACTGACGCGGACGAGACAAAGGTGTCCTCGCGGGCGACCGGCCCGCTGGTGGGCCGAGGTGTCGACCTGTCCGTCGTGATGCGTGACGCCGCCCAGTCCGTCGGTGGCGATGGCGGCGGGCACGACATCGCGGCGGGCGCAACCATTCCGGCTGGTGAGGAAGCGGCGTTCATCGACGCGGCTGACGAGATTATCAGCGAGCAACTATCGTAA
- a CDS encoding PspA/IM30 family protein encodes MSLLRRFAFAIRAKLNALLNRTSDPTAELDYSYEQMRDELQDVTRGVADVTTQKKRLEIHRQRLRSNVEKHDTQARAALQEGRDDLARRALEKKQVNVSQITELTGQIEDLQETQDRLVGKRAELSSQIEQFRTKKETMKARYQAAEASTRVSEAFTGAGDTMADVHRSIERATERTEQMEARAAALEELEASGQLESVLDGGDSIDQELDRLSSERAVENELATLRAEMDERDAVGEAAE; translated from the coding sequence ATGAGCCTTCTCCGACGGTTTGCGTTTGCGATCCGCGCCAAGCTCAATGCCCTGCTAAACCGCACCTCGGACCCGACGGCGGAGCTAGACTACTCCTACGAGCAGATGCGGGACGAACTGCAGGACGTGACCCGCGGTGTCGCTGACGTGACCACGCAGAAGAAACGTCTGGAGATTCATCGCCAGCGGCTGCGGTCCAACGTCGAGAAACACGACACACAGGCCCGGGCTGCCCTACAGGAGGGGCGTGATGACCTCGCGCGCCGGGCGCTGGAAAAGAAGCAGGTGAACGTCAGCCAGATCACGGAGCTGACGGGCCAGATTGAGGACCTGCAGGAGACCCAAGACCGACTGGTCGGCAAGCGGGCCGAACTCAGCAGCCAGATCGAGCAGTTCCGCACGAAGAAAGAGACGATGAAGGCCCGCTATCAGGCCGCTGAGGCGTCAACACGGGTATCAGAGGCGTTTACCGGCGCGGGTGATACGATGGCCGACGTGCATCGCTCCATCGAGCGAGCGACAGAGCGCACGGAGCAGATGGAGGCGCGTGCGGCCGCGCTGGAGGAACTCGAAGCGAGCGGCCAGCTCGAATCCGTACTCGACGGGGGCGATTCAATCGATCAAGAACTCGACCGGCTGTCCAGCGAGCGCGCTGTCGAGAACGAACTGGCGACGCTGCGGGCCGAGATGGACGAGCGCGACGCCGTCGGAGAAGCGGCAGAATAG
- a CDS encoding uroporphyrinogen-III synthase, with the protein MREEPRLRVAAFRPDDDRLDGAVELLESLGADPVPDPMLAVEPATAAGDRGNSDERNVDETPVVPRTDADYVVLTSKTGVELAAAAGWGPGEATVCAIGESTAEALHEAGYGVDIIPAEYSSTGLVETLAGAVAGARVEVARSDHGSAVLTDGLEDAGAYVHETVLYRLVRPPESGKSAELAASGDLDAALFTSSLTVEHFLDAAADRGVREAAIDGLNEATVGAIGEPTRETAEDAGISVDVVPEQADFEALACAAVEAAAPTHHE; encoded by the coding sequence ATGCGCGAGGAACCCCGCCTTCGCGTCGCCGCGTTCCGCCCCGACGACGACCGCCTCGACGGCGCGGTCGAACTGCTGGAATCGCTCGGTGCCGATCCGGTGCCGGACCCGATGCTGGCGGTCGAACCGGCGACGGCGGCCGGTGACCGCGGCAATAGCGATGAGCGTAACGTCGACGAGACCCCGGTCGTGCCGCGTACCGACGCCGACTACGTCGTCCTGACGAGCAAGACCGGCGTCGAACTCGCCGCCGCGGCCGGCTGGGGCCCCGGTGAGGCGACGGTGTGCGCCATCGGCGAATCGACCGCCGAGGCGCTCCACGAGGCCGGTTACGGCGTCGACATCATCCCCGCGGAGTACTCTTCGACTGGACTGGTCGAAACGCTGGCCGGGGCGGTGGCCGGCGCGCGAGTCGAAGTCGCCCGGTCGGACCACGGCTCCGCCGTGCTGACCGACGGGCTGGAGGACGCCGGGGCGTACGTCCACGAAACCGTGCTGTACCGGCTGGTCCGGCCCCCAGAGTCGGGCAAGTCCGCCGAACTGGCTGCCAGCGGGGACCTCGACGCGGCGCTGTTCACCTCCTCGCTCACTGTCGAGCACTTCCTCGACGCGGCCGCGGACCGCGGGGTCCGCGAGGCCGCTATCGACGGGCTGAACGAGGCGACGGTCGGCGCTATCGGCGAGCCAACACGAGAGACGGCTGAGGACGCCGGTATCTCGGTCGATGTCGTTCCTGAGCAGGCCGACTTCGAGGCGCTGGCCTGCGCGGCCGTCGAAGCGGCCGCACCGACACACCACGAGTAA